The DNA segment CGGCGTCCGTCAGATCGCGTAGCGTTCCTCTCAGCGCATGAAGCTGATCTACCAGATCCATGACCAGATCGACTCCAGGCTCGTTGACGCCCATCGCGTTGATGAGGTCGAGGATCAACTGCCCGCGCGCCAGGTCGGCTTCGCGGAAATGCCGGCCTTCCCCGGTCGTTTCGGGAATGAGCCAGCCCTGTTCGATCCAAACGTCC comes from the Rhizobium sp. NXC24 genome and includes:
- a CDS encoding chaperone modulator CbpM → MNESEFRLRLEIDNAVLDVWIEQGWLIPETTGEGRHFREADLARGQLILDLINAMGVNEPGVDLVMDLVDQLHALRGTLRDLTDAVCHQDADVQEHVLSELYRLERQRRR